The genomic interval TTCTCTTCCTGTTCCTGTTCCTGTTCCTGTTCCTGTTCCTGTTCCGGGATATCATTTTCAGTTTCTAAATCATCAGTGGCTGGATTTTCTTCGGGAATTACGCGGGCAACCGAGATTAATTTGTCTGTTTACCAATATCAAAAAGTTTGACGCCCTGGGTATTTCTTCCGATGATTCGAATCGTATTTACCGGAGTCCTTATGATCTTCCCCCCTTTGTTATCATGATCAATTCATCGGTTTCTCTGACGTCAAGCAGCCCAACCACTTTCCGTTTCTTTCAGTAGTTTTAATATTGATAACTCCCTGGCCTCCTCTGTTTTTCGCCGAATACTCTTCAAAATTCGTTCGCTTGCCAAAGCCATTTCACAGATGGTCATAAGTGATGACTCATCATCGACAACAACCATGCGCATACTTTATCACCATTTTTAAGCTTTATACCCTTTACTCCGCGCGAACACGTCCAACCGATCTTACGTCTTCCTCCGAAAAACGCACCGCTCCCCTGTTAGTTCCGAGTATGAGGTCTTGTTTTCCGTTGGTTAATTTTACCCCGATTAATGTGTCGCCCTCATCGAGGTTAATTGCTATAATACCGCCCTTTTTCGGATTGCCATACGCCTTGAGCACGGTCTTTTTGATAATGCCGTGGCTGGTTGCCATGACCAATTGCCTATCGTCAAAATTGCGGACAGGAATGAAGGAGGTTACGTTTTCTCCTTCTTTTAATTCCAGCAGGTTAATGAGCGCCCTTCCTTTTGTAATTTTACCCATTTGAGGAACATCATAAACCTTCAGCCAGTACACCTTGCCCTGATCCGTAAAAAAGAGGATATAGTCATGGGTTGATGCTACAAACAGGTGTTCGGCAAAATCCCCTTCCTTCATTTCCGCCCCGATAACTCCCTTCCCGCCACGCTGTTGTTTACGATAGGCGCTTAATGGCAGCCGCTTTATATAGCCTTCATGGCTGATAATGACCGTTACATTTTCTTCCGTAATAAGGTCTTCTCTCTCTAAATCGCCCACGGCGCCTACAATTTCCGTCCGGCGTTTGTCGCCAAATTGTTCTTTTATTTCCGCAACGTCTTTTTTTATAATATCCAACACTAACTTTTCATTTGCCAATATCGACTGGTATTCTTTTATATCCGCACACAGTTTTTCATATTCGGCGTCAATTTTTCCCTGCTCAAGACCTGTAAGCCTTTGCAGTCTCATATCCAGGATAGCGTTCGCCTGTATTTCCGAGAGAGAAAACGTAGAGATAAGCCCTCTTCGCGCCGCATCTACGGTATCCGAGGTTTTAATCAGTTCAATTACCCGGTCTATATTATTTAAGGCTATTTTTAAGCCTTCAAGCACATGCGCCCTGTTCTGTGCTTTTTCCAGTAAAAACCTTGTTCTTTTAACAATAACAACTTTTCTATGTTCAATGTAACATATCAGCATTTGTTTCAGATTAAGTGTTTCCGGACGATTGTCCACCAGCGCAATCATAATAATGCTGAAAGTGTCCTGCAGTTTTGTGTGTTTATACAATTGGTTTAAAACTACCTCTTCATCTTCTCCCTTTTTCAGGTCGATTACCAGGCGGCTTCCGTGTCTGTCGCTTTCGTTTCGGACATCAGAAATCCCCTTGAGCAGTTCTTCTCGAACAAGGAGGGCGATACGTTCCAAAATATTATCTCTGTTGAGTTGGTAGGGGATTTCCGTTACGACAATGCTCTTTCTTCCGGTTTTTGACGTTTCAACATGTGCCTTCGCCCGTACGATTATCGTTCCCCTGCCGGTTTTGTACCCTTCCTTAATCCCGCTTGTTCCGCAAATTTGCGCTCCTGTAGGAAAATCGGGGCCTGTGATCACCGTCATCAATTCTTCTATGGTGACTTCGGGGTTGTCAATAACCATGGCAATGCCGTCACATATTTCATTTGTATTATGCGGCGGGATGCTTGTTGCCATGCCAACGGCAATACCGGAACAGCCATTGCAAAGCAGGTTGGGAAATTTTGACGGCAGCACAACCGGTTCTGTGCGGGTATCATCGTAGTTGGGGGTATAATCCACCGTTCTCTTTTCAAGGTCCTCCATGATCGTGATTGTCACGTCCGTCATGCGTGCTTCTGTGTATCGCATTGCGGCAGGTGGGTCCCCGTCAATTGAGCCAAAATTCCCCTGTCCCTGAATTAGGGGGTAGCGGTAATTAAAATCCTGCGCCATACGGACGAGGGTGGGGTACACTACCTGTTCGCCATGGGGATGGTAGTTTCCTGTAGTATCTCCGGCAATTTTGGCGCATTTTCTGAATTTTGCACGCGGGCTGAGGTTAAGATCGTTCATGGCAACGAGAATGCGCCTCTGGGAAGGCTTTAATCCGTCTCTGGCGTCCGGAAGGGCCCGGCTCATGATAACGCTCATGGCATAGCTGAGATACGAATCCTTCATTTCTTCTTCAATGAACAAATCTTTTATATTTTCTTTTCTTTCGGTCATCTGCTACTTTCTTACTGGAGAAAAGGATTATGTTGTTTCTCTTCTGCCAATGTGGTAGAGGGTCCATGTCCAGGATAGATGATTGTTTTTTCATCAAGGACAAGTAATTTATTTTTAATCGATTGTATAAGCGTTTCCTGGCTGCAACCCGGAAAATCCGTGCGGCCTATTCCGTTTTTAAAAAGACTGTCTCCGGAAAACAATACGGGAGGTTGCCCCTTTTCCGGATCTTTACGATAAAGGCATATTCCACCTGGTGTGTGGCCCGGGGTGTGAATTACTTCAAAAATGCATTTACCGGCAGAGATGGTATCACCCTCTTTCAGTGTACGGTCTGCATATGGAGACCGCACGGTTGCACCGCCATAAAAAGCGGCAAGGATCGAGAGGTTTTTCGCAGGGTAAGGCAGCATGTCATGGTCTTTTTCATGAACGCAAATCTGCAATTCAGGAAAGGCCTCTTTCAATGAGGCGTTTGCCCCAATATGATCTCCATGTCCATGGGTAATTACGACATGTTTCGGGAGCAGTTTCAATGCATTAATAAATGCAATAATTTTTTCCGGGTCGGCGCCAGGGTCAACAATCAACGCTTCAGCAGAAACATCATACACAATATAAGTACATACCTGCAATGGACCTACCGTTATCTTTCTGATAATCATTTTTGATTATTTATTGCTTAAATAATCTTCTATCAGCGTCTTTAGTTCCTTCACGCTTTCGCTTTTCCACAACCCGATAATCTTTCTTTCCCGTTCCGCATTCTCCACAGAATCCGAGGCATGGGCGGCATTTTTCATGATATCCTCCCCATAGATTCTGCGCACCTTGCCCGGCTCGCCTTTTTTCGAGTCGGTAGGCCCCAAAATATTTCTTATTTCATTGATTGCATTCGGCCCGCGATACAAAAGGGCAAGGCAGCGGGCGGTACCGGGATTTTTTTTCTCCGCTTCTGTTGCCTTTGCCACGTCCAGTCCCGTCATGTAATGCACAATTTTATTGAATTCGTGTTTTGCATTTATCCCTTTTAACTGCTCTGTTAATTGCGTTGCATGTTCATTAATCGTCACATCCGGGATTTCAAAAGAGAAAATGGACTTGAGACCTTCTCTAAGCTGCGCCGCAATTTTCTCGGGTTTGGGCTTTAGCTTTTCTTCAAATATGCCCACCAGCGGACCGTAAAACTCTTCCGCCTGGGCGATGCTCATCGACAACAATTTTATGCCCACGATAAACAAACCCGTTCTCGAAAACATATCAATGATATTGCCAGGTAACGGGCTTTGCTTCTCAAAAGGTTTTAATATTACCAATGTTGTTTCCGGCTTTGCCCCTTCGGAAAATGAAACAATATTTTCCAGAATTCCGCCGTCGTTTGTTAAATAATCCGTAAATAATTTCAATTGTTTTTTGTTAGAGTTATGGTCGGCGGCAGTCAAAACCGCAGGTTCAAAATACTCAACCGTACCGTCAGAACGTTCTATGTAATCGCCAAAACTGCCGCGGATAGTATGCCCCTGAAAACTTGAAATAGGGCCAATTACATCGTCTTTTAATTTTTTAATGGCATTATGTCCTTTAAAGAACAGCAGCACCGCCCTGTTGGTAATGCCAAACTTGTTTCCCTTTCTCAGGCTGCTGTTAATATAATTAATCATAACCTCTTTCCACGAGGACTTTCCTTCCTGTTCACCGATGGTTTCGCAATATTTCTCAACAAACTCATCGCCAGGAGCAAACATTGTCGCCCCGATAACTTCAAGATTTGATAATGAGAGCAACCGGCCCAAAATACCACCCGTGCGACTCTTTAAAAGACTGTAAGGCGTTATTAACGCATAGGTTAATTCTTCTTCCATAGTGGCGTATATTCTCCGACAACAAGTAATGAATCAAAGTATTATAAAAGGCTAAATGATAACACAATAAGGATATTTGGTCAAATACTTTCAATCGTACGGATAGAGACACAAAATAAGGGGTTTTGTGTCGTTGACTCACAGTATATGAGGTGATACACTTTTATGACTGCAACTTTTTTACAAAACTACGTAGGGGCGAAGCATTTGCCTGCATAGGGAAGGGAAGGAAGGGTTAAATGCTGCACATGCATCAACCTTGTTATGGGGAACGTGTTATACACTGTACGCAGGCAAATGCTTCGCCCCCGGTCTGTAATGTTTTCGAAAATAGATTTGTTTACCTATACGATATTTCCTGAATGTCGGTTAATATGATTGCCCGAAATACCCTATGCTTACGATCATACGAAGAGGCGTGTGCTTTTCTCAATACGTCTCTCGACTATGAAAAGTTAATCAGTTACCAATATAATACTTCGACCTTCAATCTGGACAGGATGGTTCGCCTGCTTGAACAAGTTGGTAATCCGCACAGGGAATTTTCCTCCCTCCATATAACAGGCACAAAAGGAAAAGGGTCTACGGCAATTATGTTGTCAACCGTCCTTCAGCGTGCCGGTTATAAAACCGGACTTTTCACTTCCCCCCATTTAACAAACCTTAAAGAACGAATTCAGTTAAATCATACGAAGATACCCGAAGAGGATTTTACCGCAGCATTAAATGTCCTCGTGCCAGATATTCAGCGATTGAGAAATACTACTCCTGCAGAATCGCCTACGTTTTTTGAAACGCTTACGGCGATATGCTTCCTTTATTTTAAAGAAAAACAGGCGGAGATGGCCGTTCTGGAGGTGGGAATGGGGGGGCGCTTAGATGCTACCAATGTAGTACTACCGCTCGTATCGGTTATTACCAACATCGGTCTCGACCATGTCAATATTCTGGGAAACACTATCCCCCGCATAGCCTACGAAAAAGCTGGAATTATTAAAAAAGGCATACCGGTAATCTCTGCTGCAGAAAAACCGGAAGCCCTTTCTGTGATAAAAGAGGTCTGTATGGAAAAAGGAGCACCACTCTATCTACTGGGCAAAGATATCAGGATAGACGACGCACAGCCCTATACAAATAAGAACTCAAGGGGTTTGCTGTGTAATATAAAAACATGGCAAGGCGTATACGGGAATCTGTTTATTCCACTCATGGGAATACATCAGGCAAAAAACTGCGCGATGGCATTGGGGGCATTGGATGTCCTGCGTGAGCATGGCAAAATCTCAATCGACAACGAAACCATACGTGAGGCGTTTACCCACGTACGTTGTCCCGGGAGAATAGAGGTTCTTGGGGAAACACCATTGATCGTACTGGATTTTGCCCATACCGTGGAATCAATGGCGGCATTGCGGGAGACCCTATTTGAACATTTCACGTTCAATAAACTGGTTGTCATATTAGGATTTTCACAGGATAAGGACATAGACAACATTCTCCGAGAGATTGTGCCTTGCGCAAATGATATTTTCGTTACAAAGAGCACGAACTCCCGCGCCGTGCCGCCCGAAGAATTAGCCAAAAAGATAAAGGCCGTCTATGGAAAAAGGGCGGAGATATGCAATAGCGCCAGAGATGCGGTAATTGCAGCGCAACATGCCGCCTCCCCTGACGATTTACTCTGTATTACCGGATCGGCATACATCGCAGGCGAAGTGAGGCAGGAATTGGCCCATCAAAATATTGCCAGAGCATAACAATAAAAATATAGTCAGCAAATAATGAATATCCAGTTATCTCATGAAACAATTGCCGCAATTGTGACTCCCATTGGCGAAGGGGGCATTGGCAAGATAGTTGTTTCCGGGCCTAAGGCTTTAAATATGGCGAATGACATCTTTGAAGGGAAACACATAAAAGACCTTTGCAATGCGGAAAACGGCAAACTTTACTACGGCCATATCGTCAGTGGCAATCAAAGGATCGACGAGGTTATTTTAAATGTAGAAAAACAAGGGAACAGTTTCACCGGCGAAGACGTGGTTGAAATAAATTGCCACGGCGGCATTCGGATTCTCATGCGGGTATATGAGCTGATTGTTTCACATGGGGCAAAAAAAGAAACATGGGAAGGGCTGGCAGCACAGGCGCTCGAAAACGACCAAATAGATGCTATTCAAAAGGAGGCGTTGCCGGAACTTGTTGCGGCACGCACAAAACTATGCGCAAAAGTGCTTTTAGACCAATACAACGGCGCATTGTCAAAAACGCTTCACAAATGCATGGACATTACAAAACAAATGGAATGCGCCTCCGCAGAAGGGCACAATACAGAGGAAGAAGTCATTTTCCCTTTAAAAGAACTGACGCACAGCATTGACGCCCTGCTCAATACCGCCCCGTTCGGCATGGCATTAATATCCCCGCAGGCTATTGTAATCCTTGGCAAGCCCAATGTCGGAAAATCAACACTGATGAACGCTGTACTCGGCGAAGAACAAATGATTGTGCACCATGAACCCGGAACAACGCGTGATTACGCAAGCGAATATATCTCTATCGAAGATATCCCCTTTGAAATTGTAGATACCGCAGGCATAAGAAAGACAGAAGATACCGTGGAATCCATGAGTATTGAAATGACGCGGGAACAGCTTGGACGCGCGGACAAGGTGCTTGCTATATTTGATAATTCAAAGCCCCTCGATCATGAGGATAGGGAGATATTAGATGCATTGAAATCGTGGAAAATGGCAAAAGCATACGAAAGGCAGCGTGCGTACACCATCATTCCATTGATAAATAAAACCGACCTTCCCGCTCAATTAGACACAAAGATCATTGAATCGGAAATCGCATCTCCGGTATATTACATTTCCGCCCAAAAAAAGGAAGGCCTGGACGTTGTCTATGAAAAACTTGTGGAGGAGTTTAACACCTGCTATCATCCCGGAACGCCCGTCGTGTTTAACAAAAGACAGTTTCATTTACTCTCGGGAGCACGCCGGATGCTGGAAACAGCCGCATTCAGCGCTGCAACAATACAGGAATTAAGGAATATTTTTAACGAATGTTTGCGGGGAGCCATTTATTGAATTTTCTGGTAAATTTTGTGCCTGCTACCGTAGAAAGCAGTATAACGAGAGAACTTACAGGCATAAGTATTGCCGCAACAAGGGGCGAGATAACGCCGAAAAGAGCGGCTATTCCACCGGCAAAGTTATAAAGAAAGGAAATGACAAGGTTTCTCTTGATAATAGAGATAGTGTTTTTGCTTAATAAAATCAGGTCTAAAACAGGAGAAACCCCCTCCTTCGCTGAATAGATGTCCGCAGCGACCAAACTCGCCGCTACGCTGCCCTGAACGGCAATGCCAATGGAGCAGGATGACATGGCAAGGGCGTCGTTTACTCCATCACCTACCATAAGAGCATTTGAAACTTTATTGACGATCGTGCTTTTCTCTTCCGGTGAAACCCCTGCATAGAGAGAGTCATCTGCCAGCCCTAGTTTTTTTGCAACATTCCGCACCGTGGAGTCGTTGTCCCCTGAAACTATATGTGGTTTTATGCCTGATTTTTTTAATGCAGTTATTGTTTCTTTTGCATCTTTGCGAAGTTTGTCCCCTAAACAGGCATAGGCAACAAGCAATTCATTCCGGTATATAGCAACGGTACTGGCTATAATGCCGGAATCGTCATTGCCGTCATCAGGTAATGCGGAAATTAATTTATAATGATTATCTTCAACTGTTCCTGAAATACCCTTCCCTGGAATTTCCTTTAAAGAACAAACAGGCAATTTCACATCACAGACTTTTTCAAGTTGCTTTACCAACGCCCTTGCAATGGGATGCGGAGAATGTGTTTCGATTGAATATATAGCATTAAGGGTTATGGTATCGGGCATAAAATTAACAAACTCGCCAGACTGAGGAGATTTCCATTTTAAGAACTCAAATTGCCCTTGTGTAATGGTTCCTGTTTTGTCAAAAAAAACGTTTTTGACCCTGCTTAGTTTTTCAAGTGATTCGGCATTTTTTATCAGATACCCCTTTTTTGAGGCTTTTTTTAAGGATAGGCTTTGCGTCAGCGGCGTTGCAAATGCTAAGGCGCAGGGACATGCAAGTATGATGAGGGCAAGCGTTCGTCTTACCGCTTCGGCAATGTCAATAACGCTGTAAAATAAGAAGAACAGCATTCCCAACGAGAGGATGAAGATCGTAAAATAGTGGGCAGCCTTGTCCGTCAGTGAAATTAAGGGTGTTTTGTTGTAGATTTGCTCCTCAACCTTTTTTAATATCCTTCCGATGCGGCTGCCACCGGTTGTATGTTCTATAAGAATTTCTGCGTATCCGGAAACCACCTGTGTTCCGGCATAGATTTTTGCCCCTTTGAAAAGTTTTTGCGGAAGGCTTTCGCCTGTCAAAACAGAGGGATTTATATTAACCCAATCATTTATCATTTCCCCATCTGCCGGGATACGTTCTCCTTCGTTAACAAGGATTTTATCGCCGGCATTTAAATGGCTGGCAGACACCTTTTCATAGGCATGGCGGCCCTCGTTCCATCTCCGGCATATTTGTGCTTCAAAAAATGATAATAAACAGGAACTATTTAAAAATTTCTGTTGTGTCCTGTTCAGAAGATATCTGCTTGCCAATAACAGAAAAATTAATACGGAAAGCGAATCGAAATAAAGATCCTGACGCCCCTGAATCAGATGAAGCAGGCTTAAAACAAAACCTATGACCACCGCAAGCACAATGGGCAAATCGATGCTTGGCCGCCACGCCCGGAAAGACCTCCATAAATTTACGTAAAACGGCCTGGCGCAGTAAAAGAGCACAGGAAGAAAAAATGCCAGGTTTATATACTGAAACACCTGAGCCATAGGGCCCGTCAGCCCGGAATAAATGGCGAACGAGTAGAGCATAATACTGCCCGCGCAGGCGCCTGCAACGCCTAGCCTCATTAACTGCCTGTGGTTTTCCTTTTTCTGGAAATGCCTTGCTTCGCCGGTATTCCTGATCGGATATGTTTTATAGCCTAACGCCGCAAGGGTGGATACCACTTTTCCGAAAAACCCCGGGCTCTTTAGCGACACAAATAAGGTATTTTGGCTCATGTTCAAATGAACAGTTTCAACCTCTGGAATCCAATAGGGAATCTGATCGATGATCCATAGGCAGGAGGTGCATTGCACCCCTTCGACAAAAAATCTCATGCCTTGCCTGCCATCCTGCAACACTGAATAGTCTCTTAAAAAAGATTCATTATCCAGAATATCATATTCGGAACTGCCAGCGTGAGGTTTGTTTATGAGTGAGAAATGTTCTTTTTTAAGAATTGAATAAACGGTTTCGCATCCCCAGCAGCAAAAAATAACGCCGTTGGCATTTATAATGGCGTCTTCTTTTTTTGCAATGGTCTTGCCGCAATGTACGCAGTCAGAATAGGAATATGGAGGCACATCTACACCTTGGGGCAGGGATTGTTAGAATTTTATCCGTTAGGTAATATCGTGAACCATATTCAACAGATTTGCAAACAGTATCTGAATCACAGGTAATAGTTCCGCCACTTCCATTAAACTATCTAAGCTGGTACAGCCAGCTTAGGGTTTAGATGAACACATAATATCTGACTACAACATAAATAGTCGCCAATACCAATGTTTCTAAAGTAATTGGTATTGAATAGATGAGAAATTTTCTGAAGGTTATCGGGTACCCTGCTTTTTCAGAAAGACCTATGGTAATAACATTTGCGGAGGCGCCAATGGGGGTACCGTTCCCACCAAGGCAAGCGCCCAACGCTAACGACCACCATACGGGCATAAGGGTTGGATGCTGAAGCACCGGCGTAATATCCCATCCTTGCGGCAATACCACCTCTGCCGTGTCCTTTACAAGTGGAATCATACTTGCAACAAAAGGAATATTATCAACAATCGCCGAACCTATCGCGGAAAACCACAACAGGACAATCGATAACGTGAACATGCTTTCCACACCTGGCTGCGTCAGTGCAATCAATCCTTCAGAAAGCTTTGAAATAAGACCTACCTTTACAACGCCCCCCACAATAATAAAAAGTCCCATAAAAAAGAAAAGCGTAGACCACTCTAAATCCCGAAACACATGGTGCACATCTTCCTTAGAAATGATCAGCAGCACAGCAGCGCCGACCAGTGCTATTGTCGCCGGCTCGTAATGAAATACCCCATGAAAAATAAATCCAAGGATAACCATGCCCA from Candidatus Kuenenia stuttgartiensis carries:
- a CDS encoding MBL fold metallo-hydrolase, with amino-acid sequence MIIRKITVGPLQVCTYIVYDVSAEALIVDPGADPEKIIAFINALKLLPKHVVITHGHGDHIGANASLKEAFPELQICVHEKDHDMLPYPAKNLSILAAFYGGATVRSPYADRTLKEGDTISAGKCIFEVIHTPGHTPGGICLYRKDPEKGQPPVLFSGDSLFKNGIGRTDFPGCSQETLIQSIKNKLLVLDEKTIIYPGHGPSTTLAEEKQHNPFLQ
- a CDS encoding tRNA modification GTPase, whose amino-acid sequence is MNIQLSHETIAAIVTPIGEGGIGKIVVSGPKALNMANDIFEGKHIKDLCNAENGKLYYGHIVSGNQRIDEVILNVEKQGNSFTGEDVVEINCHGGIRILMRVYELIVSHGAKKETWEGLAAQALENDQIDAIQKEALPELVAARTKLCAKVLLDQYNGALSKTLHKCMDITKQMECASAEGHNTEEEVIFPLKELTHSIDALLNTAPFGMALISPQAIVILGKPNVGKSTLMNAVLGEEQMIVHHEPGTTRDYASEYISIEDIPFEIVDTAGIRKTEDTVESMSIEMTREQLGRADKVLAIFDNSKPLDHEDREILDALKSWKMAKAYERQRAYTIIPLINKTDLPAQLDTKIIESEIASPVYYISAQKKEGLDVVYEKLVEEFNTCYHPGTPVVFNKRQFHLLSGARRMLETAAFSAATIQELRNIFNECLRGAIY
- a CDS encoding bifunctional folylpolyglutamate synthase/dihydrofolate synthase, which encodes MSVNMIARNTLCLRSYEEACAFLNTSLDYEKLISYQYNTSTFNLDRMVRLLEQVGNPHREFSSLHITGTKGKGSTAIMLSTVLQRAGYKTGLFTSPHLTNLKERIQLNHTKIPEEDFTAALNVLVPDIQRLRNTTPAESPTFFETLTAICFLYFKEKQAEMAVLEVGMGGRLDATNVVLPLVSVITNIGLDHVNILGNTIPRIAYEKAGIIKKGIPVISAAEKPEALSVIKEVCMEKGAPLYLLGKDIRIDDAQPYTNKNSRGLLCNIKTWQGVYGNLFIPLMGIHQAKNCAMALGALDVLREHGKISIDNETIREAFTHVRCPGRIEVLGETPLIVLDFAHTVESMAALRETLFEHFTFNKLVVILGFSQDKDIDNILREIVPCANDIFVTKSTNSRAVPPEELAKKIKAVYGKRAEICNSARDAVIAAQHAASPDDLLCITGSAYIAGEVRQELAHQNIARA
- a CDS encoding heavy metal translocating P-type ATPase: MPPYSYSDCVHCGKTIAKKEDAIINANGVIFCCWGCETVYSILKKEHFSLINKPHAGSSEYDILDNESFLRDYSVLQDGRQGMRFFVEGVQCTSCLWIIDQIPYWIPEVETVHLNMSQNTLFVSLKSPGFFGKVVSTLAALGYKTYPIRNTGEARHFQKKENHRQLMRLGVAGACAGSIMLYSFAIYSGLTGPMAQVFQYINLAFFLPVLFYCARPFYVNLWRSFRAWRPSIDLPIVLAVVIGFVLSLLHLIQGRQDLYFDSLSVLIFLLLASRYLLNRTQQKFLNSSCLLSFFEAQICRRWNEGRHAYEKVSASHLNAGDKILVNEGERIPADGEMINDWVNINPSVLTGESLPQKLFKGAKIYAGTQVVSGYAEILIEHTTGGSRIGRILKKVEEQIYNKTPLISLTDKAAHYFTIFILSLGMLFFLFYSVIDIAEAVRRTLALIILACPCALAFATPLTQSLSLKKASKKGYLIKNAESLEKLSRVKNVFFDKTGTITQGQFEFLKWKSPQSGEFVNFMPDTITLNAIYSIETHSPHPIARALVKQLEKVCDVKLPVCSLKEIPGKGISGTVEDNHYKLISALPDDGNDDSGIIASTVAIYRNELLVAYACLGDKLRKDAKETITALKKSGIKPHIVSGDNDSTVRNVAKKLGLADDSLYAGVSPEEKSTIVNKVSNALMVGDGVNDALAMSSCSIGIAVQGSVAASLVAADIYSAKEGVSPVLDLILLSKNTISIIKRNLVISFLYNFAGGIAALFGVISPLVAAILMPVSSLVILLSTVAGTKFTRKFNKWLPANIR
- a CDS encoding nucleoside-diphosphate kinase, giving the protein MEEELTYALITPYSLLKSRTGGILGRLLSLSNLEVIGATMFAPGDEFVEKYCETIGEQEGKSSWKEVMINYINSSLRKGNKFGITNRAVLLFFKGHNAIKKLKDDVIGPISSFQGHTIRGSFGDYIERSDGTVEYFEPAVLTAADHNSNKKQLKLFTDYLTNDGGILENIVSFSEGAKPETTLVILKPFEKQSPLPGNIIDMFSRTGLFIVGIKLLSMSIAQAEEFYGPLVGIFEEKLKPKPEKIAAQLREGLKSIFSFEIPDVTINEHATQLTEQLKGINAKHEFNKIVHYMTGLDVAKATEAEKKNPGTARCLALLYRGPNAINEIRNILGPTDSKKGEPGKVRRIYGEDIMKNAAHASDSVENAERERKIIGLWKSESVKELKTLIEDYLSNK